The Herbaspirillum sp. RTI4 genome has a segment encoding these proteins:
- a CDS encoding Spy/CpxP family protein refolding chaperone, producing MLKLRQKIATGLLATAFGTMTFFAQAQSVQPAPPAPVSASVPAPGEHGEHGGRGPRAAPTPEQIAKFKAGFEKHLAAFHDKLQLTSAQEPAWHAFNARMHPDTPPAPRARLAKDATAPERLQQQIDMLKNREEMLSARLVTVKDFYAVLNDQQKKVFDQQTARFEHHFWQRGGHGGDRKGGHEGGHEGGKNGAHHDDERMSK from the coding sequence ATGTTAAAGCTACGACAAAAAATCGCCACAGGCTTGTTGGCGACTGCGTTCGGCACCATGACATTTTTCGCACAAGCGCAATCGGTGCAGCCAGCGCCGCCGGCACCGGTCTCGGCTTCCGTCCCGGCCCCCGGTGAGCATGGTGAGCATGGTGGACGCGGACCGCGTGCCGCACCGACACCGGAGCAAATCGCCAAATTCAAGGCCGGCTTTGAAAAACACCTCGCTGCCTTTCACGACAAGCTGCAACTGACTTCCGCTCAGGAACCTGCCTGGCATGCTTTTAACGCACGCATGCATCCTGATACGCCGCCAGCACCGCGTGCACGTTTGGCAAAAGACGCCACTGCGCCTGAGCGACTGCAACAACAGATCGACATGCTGAAAAACCGGGAAGAAATGCTGAGCGCACGTCTGGTCACCGTCAAGGATTTCTATGCCGTGCTAAACGATCAGCAGAAAAAAGTATTCGATCAGCAGACCGCGCGTTTTGAGCATCACTTCTGGCAGCGTGGTGGTCACGGAGGTGATCGTAAAGGTGGTCACGAGGGTGGTCATGAAGGCGGCAAAAACGGCGCTCATCATGACGACGAGCGTATGAGCAAATAA
- a CDS encoding MdtA/MuxA family multidrug efflux RND transporter periplasmic adaptor subunit: MNTLPSLPPDTDNQLALIAKAKARRRRILWLLILILALVLGGYYLWGRSKAPVEGGANGKRQWQGSAMVIPVGVAAATTSDVNIYLSGLGAVTATATATVKSRVDGPLIKLHFKEGALVKSGDLLAEIDPQPYRILVDQADGQLMRDRALLSAAQIDLKRYNMLLSQDSIASQQVDTQAALVKQYEGTVKVDQGLLDNARLNLSYTRVTAPISGRLGLRVVDLGNIVHASDTTGLVIITQEQPITAVFSIPEDNIPAVMKQLQSGKQMPAQAWDRDLKNRLDNGQLLTIDNQVDATTGTVKLKAQFPNADYALFPNQFVNIRLLLDVRKSAIVVPGSAVQRGSSGLFVYLVKPDQTVTVRPVKTGPVNGEQIIIESGIVSGETVVIDGVDRLREGAKVEAIVRGGANDPANKLTEKSDKPARGKRPSGSAGSRP; this comes from the coding sequence ATGAATACGCTCCCCTCCTTGCCTCCTGACACCGACAATCAACTCGCCCTGATCGCCAAAGCAAAAGCGCGCCGCAGACGGATCTTATGGTTGTTGATCCTGATCCTTGCGCTGGTGCTGGGCGGATATTACCTGTGGGGGCGAAGCAAGGCACCCGTCGAAGGCGGCGCGAATGGCAAGCGTCAATGGCAGGGAAGTGCGATGGTCATCCCGGTCGGTGTTGCCGCCGCTACCACCTCCGATGTCAATATTTACCTGTCGGGACTGGGGGCAGTTACCGCCACCGCCACCGCCACGGTCAAGAGTCGCGTTGATGGCCCACTGATCAAATTGCACTTCAAGGAAGGCGCTTTGGTTAAAAGCGGCGACCTGCTGGCCGAAATCGATCCGCAGCCTTACCGTATCCTGGTCGATCAGGCCGATGGTCAACTTATGCGCGACCGCGCACTGCTCAGCGCGGCACAGATTGATCTCAAGCGTTACAACATGCTGCTGTCGCAAGATTCGATAGCCAGTCAGCAAGTCGATACCCAGGCCGCGCTGGTGAAGCAATACGAAGGTACGGTCAAGGTAGATCAGGGACTGCTGGACAATGCGCGTCTCAACCTGAGTTACACCCGTGTTACCGCACCGATCAGTGGCCGACTTGGTCTGCGAGTCGTTGATCTGGGCAATATCGTGCACGCCAGCGATACCACCGGCCTCGTCATCATTACGCAGGAACAACCGATTACCGCGGTGTTCAGCATTCCCGAGGACAATATCCCGGCCGTGATGAAGCAATTACAGAGCGGCAAACAAATGCCTGCCCAAGCCTGGGACCGCGATTTGAAAAACCGGCTCGACAACGGCCAACTGCTGACTATCGACAATCAGGTTGATGCCACCACCGGCACCGTCAAACTGAAGGCGCAATTTCCGAATGCCGACTACGCCTTGTTTCCCAACCAGTTCGTCAATATCCGCCTGCTGCTCGATGTGCGTAAAAGCGCCATCGTCGTTCCTGGCAGCGCTGTGCAGCGCGGCTCCTCGGGGCTGTTCGTCTATCTCGTCAAGCCCGACCAGACGGTCACGGTGCGTCCGGTCAAGACCGGCCCGGTGAACGGCGAGCAGATCATCATCGAGAGCGGTATCGTCAGTGGCGAAACAGTGGTGATCGATGGTGTCGACCGTTTGCGCGAGGGCGCGAAAGTGGAAGCCATCGTGCGCGGTGGTGCCAACGATCCGGCCAACAAATTAACCGAGAAATCCGATAAACCTGCGCGTGGCAAGCGGCCATCCGGCAGCGCTGGCAGCCGTCCGTGA
- a CDS encoding MdtB/MuxB family multidrug efflux RND transporter permease subunit, whose protein sequence is MNPSRLFILRPIATSLLMLAILLVGIVAYRQLPLSALPEVDYPTIQVVTLYPGASPDVMTSSVTAPLERQFGQMPGLKQMSSSSSGGASVITLQFNLELNLDIAEQEVQAAINAGTNLLPSDLPTPPIYSKVNPADTPIMTLAVTSKTIPLPKVQDLIDTRLAQKIAQVSGVGLVSLSGGQRPAVRLQLNPRAVAALGLNLDDVRTAIANANVNQAKGSFDGPAQASTIDANDQMKSAEEYRRLIIGYKNSAPIRLSDVADVVDGAENARLGAWADDTAAVIVNIQRQPGANVIKVVDDIQKILPGLRESLPGAIDVRILTDRTTTIRASVSDVQFELLLSIALVVMVIFVFLRNVPATIIPSVAVPLSLVGTFGVMYVAGFSINNLTLMALTIATGFVVDDAIVMIENISRYIEEGMEPLQAALKGAAQIGFTIISLTFSLIAVLIPLLFMGDVVGRLFREFAVTLAVAILISAVVSLTLTPMMCSKLLRHIPPEKEGWFARRSAAFFDRVVARYAVALEWVLNRQVLTLTVAVSTLLLTVLLYVFIPKGFFPVQDTGVIQAVSEGGQSISFSAMAQRQQELARVVLKDPAVENLSSFIGVDGANATLNNGRMLINLKPHASRDISAADVIRRLQPELNRQVAGITLYMQPVQDLTIENSVSRTQYQFTLGAANAADLSLWVPKLIARLQRQPELADIASDVQDNGLQVFIDINRDAASRLGITTAAIDNVLYNAFGQRLISTIYTQSSQYRVVMDVKPEFQQGPRALEHIFLVASNGKQIPLTSLATITERNAPLAVNHLGQFPAATISFNLAKNASLGEAVDAIKTAEAEIGMPAGIVTSFQGAALAFQASLSNTLWLILAAIVTMYIVLGVLYESYIHPITILSTLPSAGVGALLSLMLSGNDLGIIGIIGIILLIGIVKKNAIMMIDFALDAERNQGMAPRDAIFQACLLRFRPILMTTMAALLGALPLMLGQGVGAELRQPLGITMVGGLIMSQILTLFTTPVIYLAFDRLGRRLRARFGRQEPHDVVPDSAAPVSDSPSA, encoded by the coding sequence ATGAATCCTTCACGGCTGTTTATTCTCCGACCTATCGCCACATCGCTGCTGATGCTGGCCATTTTGCTGGTCGGCATCGTGGCCTACCGGCAACTGCCTTTGTCCGCACTGCCCGAAGTCGATTACCCGACGATTCAGGTCGTCACGCTCTATCCCGGTGCCAGCCCGGATGTGATGACTTCTTCCGTCACGGCACCACTGGAGCGGCAGTTCGGACAGATGCCCGGACTCAAGCAAATGTCCTCGTCCAGCTCCGGCGGCGCTTCGGTCATCACCCTGCAATTCAATCTGGAACTCAATCTCGATATTGCCGAACAGGAAGTGCAGGCCGCCATCAATGCCGGCACCAACCTGCTACCTTCCGATTTGCCGACGCCGCCGATTTACAGCAAGGTCAATCCGGCTGATACCCCGATCATGACGCTGGCTGTTACTTCAAAGACCATCCCCTTGCCCAAAGTGCAAGATCTGATCGATACCCGGCTGGCGCAAAAAATTGCGCAAGTCAGCGGCGTGGGTCTGGTCAGTCTGTCCGGCGGCCAGCGGCCAGCGGTGCGTCTGCAACTCAATCCACGCGCTGTGGCGGCGCTGGGTCTCAATCTGGACGACGTCCGCACCGCCATTGCCAATGCCAACGTGAATCAGGCCAAGGGCAGTTTCGACGGCCCTGCGCAAGCCTCGACCATCGATGCCAACGACCAGATGAAATCGGCGGAGGAATACCGCAGACTCATCATCGGCTACAAAAACAGCGCGCCAATCAGACTCAGCGATGTGGCCGATGTGGTGGACGGTGCTGAAAACGCCCGTCTCGGTGCCTGGGCCGACGATACGGCTGCGGTCATTGTTAACATCCAGCGTCAGCCTGGCGCGAATGTCATCAAGGTGGTCGATGACATCCAGAAAATTCTACCGGGCCTGCGGGAAAGTCTGCCGGGGGCCATTGATGTACGCATCCTGACCGATCGCACCACGACTATCCGCGCCTCTGTCAGCGACGTCCAATTCGAATTGCTGCTCTCTATTGCGCTCGTCGTGATGGTCATTTTTGTGTTCTTGCGTAATGTGCCTGCCACCATCATTCCCAGTGTGGCAGTGCCTTTGTCGCTGGTCGGTACTTTTGGCGTCATGTATGTCGCCGGTTTTTCGATCAACAATCTGACGCTCATGGCGCTGACTATCGCCACCGGTTTCGTGGTCGATGACGCCATCGTCATGATCGAAAATATTTCACGCTATATCGAAGAAGGCATGGAGCCGCTGCAAGCAGCGCTGAAAGGCGCGGCGCAGATTGGCTTCACGATCATTTCGCTTACTTTTTCCCTGATTGCGGTACTGATTCCACTGCTGTTCATGGGCGACGTGGTGGGACGCTTGTTCCGCGAATTTGCGGTCACGCTGGCGGTGGCGATTCTGATTTCGGCAGTCGTATCGCTGACGCTGACGCCGATGATGTGTTCCAAACTGCTGCGTCACATTCCGCCCGAAAAAGAAGGCTGGTTCGCCCGTCGCAGCGCCGCTTTTTTCGATCGCGTGGTGGCGCGTTATGCGGTGGCGCTGGAATGGGTGTTGAACCGGCAGGTACTGACTTTGACGGTCGCTGTTTCGACCCTATTGCTGACGGTGTTGCTGTACGTGTTCATTCCCAAAGGATTTTTTCCGGTGCAGGATACCGGCGTCATTCAGGCCGTATCAGAGGGCGGGCAGTCGATTTCGTTTTCCGCCATGGCGCAGCGGCAACAGGAGCTGGCGCGCGTTGTACTGAAGGACCCGGCGGTGGAAAATTTGTCTTCCTTCATCGGTGTCGATGGCGCTAACGCCACCCTCAATAACGGCCGCATGCTGATCAACCTGAAACCGCATGCCAGCCGCGATATCAGCGCTGCCGATGTGATCCGGCGCTTGCAACCGGAACTGAACCGGCAGGTGGCCGGCATCACGCTCTACATGCAGCCGGTGCAGGATTTGACGATAGAAAACAGCGTCAGTCGCACGCAATATCAATTTACGCTGGGAGCCGCCAATGCTGCGGATCTGAGCTTGTGGGTGCCGAAACTGATCGCGCGTCTGCAACGTCAGCCGGAACTGGCCGATATCGCCAGCGACGTGCAGGATAATGGCTTGCAGGTGTTCATCGATATCAACCGCGATGCCGCTTCACGGCTGGGCATTACCACGGCAGCGATCGACAATGTGTTGTACAACGCCTTTGGCCAGCGGCTTATTTCCACCATTTACACGCAATCGAGTCAGTACCGGGTGGTGATGGACGTGAAGCCGGAATTTCAACAGGGGCCGCGCGCGCTGGAGCATATTTTCCTGGTGGCGTCCAACGGCAAGCAGATTCCTCTTACCAGCCTTGCCACGATCACGGAGCGCAATGCGCCGCTGGCCGTGAATCACCTCGGACAATTTCCGGCGGCGACCATTTCCTTCAATCTGGCTAAAAATGCCTCCCTGGGCGAGGCAGTCGATGCGATCAAGACGGCGGAAGCGGAAATCGGCATGCCGGCCGGTATCGTCACCAGTTTTCAAGGGGCAGCGCTGGCGTTTCAGGCGTCCTTGTCGAACACGCTATGGCTGATTCTGGCGGCGATCGTGACCATGTACATCGTGCTGGGCGTGCTGTATGAAAGCTATATCCATCCGATTACCATTCTCTCGACCTTGCCCTCGGCGGGTGTCGGCGCGCTGTTGTCGCTGATGCTGTCGGGCAATGACCTCGGCATCATCGGCATCATCGGTATTATTTTGCTGATCGGGATCGTCAAGAAAAACGCCATCATGATGATCGACTTCGCGCTCGACGCGGAACGTAATCAGGGCATGGCACCGCGCGATGCGATTTTCCAGGCTTGCCTGTTGCGCTTCCGGCCTATTCTGATGACCACCATGGCGGCCTTGTTGGGCGCATTGCCGCTGATGCTGGGGCAGGGCGTGGGTGCTGAATTGCGTCAGCCGCTCGGTATCACGATGGTCGGTGGTCTGATCATGTCGCAAATCCTGACCCTGTTCACAACGCCGGTGATCTATCTCGCCTTCGACCGATTGGGACGCCGCTTGCGCGCCCGCTTCGGCAGACAGGAGCCGCATGACGTGGTGCCGGATTCCGCTGCGCCAGTTTCCGATTCTCCGTCCGCCTGA
- a CDS encoding response regulator: protein MDTTSHILVVDDDRDIRTLLAEYLDANGFRTLTATNGHDMRQVLAESRVDLIVLDLTLPGEDGLTLCRNLRAQSSIPVIMLTARGEPLDRILGLEMGADDYLAKPFEPRELFARIRSVLRRTHALPPNMAAEQLQTLYFSGWALDLTARHLLNPEGVVVALSGAEFKILKVFLDHPNRVLNRDQLLELTQGREADPFDRSIDIQISRLRQKLGDDARTPTIIKTVRNEGYVLAAGVSAEQP from the coding sequence ATGGATACCACCTCACACATTCTGGTCGTCGATGACGACCGCGATATCCGCACCTTGCTGGCGGAATATCTGGACGCCAACGGTTTTCGCACACTGACTGCGACGAATGGCCACGACATGCGACAGGTGCTGGCGGAATCGCGCGTCGATCTGATCGTGCTGGATCTGACCCTGCCCGGCGAAGACGGCCTGACGCTTTGTCGCAACCTGCGCGCCCAATCGTCCATCCCCGTCATCATGCTGACTGCGCGCGGCGAGCCGCTGGATCGCATTCTGGGCCTGGAAATGGGGGCCGATGATTATCTGGCTAAACCCTTCGAACCGCGCGAATTGTTTGCGCGCATCCGCAGCGTACTGCGCCGCACCCATGCGCTACCGCCGAACATGGCAGCAGAACAATTACAGACTTTGTATTTTTCTGGTTGGGCGCTGGACCTGACGGCGCGTCATTTGCTCAATCCCGAAGGCGTAGTGGTGGCGCTTTCCGGTGCAGAATTCAAGATACTGAAAGTATTTCTCGATCATCCCAATCGCGTACTCAATCGCGATCAACTGCTGGAGCTGACACAGGGACGTGAGGCCGACCCTTTCGATCGCTCCATCGACATCCAGATCAGTCGCTTGCGCCAGAAACTGGGGGACGATGCGCGTACCCCGACCATCATCAAGACCGTGCGTAATGAAGGCTATGTGTTGGCCGCCGGCGTTTCGGCGGAGCAACCCTGA
- a CDS encoding efflux RND transporter permease subunit, whose product MNISRPFIERPIATTLLTIGVALAGMLCFRLLPVSPLPQVDFPTISVSASMPGASPETMAATVATPLERSLGAIAGVTEMTSNSSLSSTRITLQFDLSRDIDGAARDVQAALNAARNLLPSGMPSTPTYRKVNPADAPVLILALTSDTLSPGQIYDAADSILSQKLAQVKGVGQVSVGGSSQPAVRIELNPSSLAKYGLGTADVRTAVAAANANRPKGLVEQGDRNWQIYANDQVSTAATYAPLIVSYRNGAAVRVSDVAEVKDSVADLRNAGSSNGKPSVLVIINRQPGANIIDTVDQIRAMLPQLRASIPSTINIEVALDRTPTIRTSLKDTEYTLLMSIALVIMVVFLFLRNGRAALIPSVAVPVSLIGTFGVMYLLGYSLDNLSLMALTISTGFVVDDAIVVLENVTRHLEKGKSPLQAALIGAKEVGFTVLSMSISLVAVFIPILLMGGIVGRLFREFAVTLSVAIAVSLVVSLTTTPMMCALLLRPESERRHGRWYLYSERVFDAMLRFYERTLTWALRFSPLMIVILMATIALNVYLYKIVPKGFFPQQDTGLLVGGIRGDQSISFQAMSVKLNEFIGIVRADPAVSFVTAFTGGSRRNGGFMYITLKPLGERKMSADKVIGRLRNKLSHVVGANLFLQAVQDIRVGGRQSDAQYQYTLQSDDIELLRLWEPKIRNAFAKLPQLADVNTDQDENGFQTTVTIDRDTAMRMGVTPQLIDATLSDLFSQRQVSTIYSGMNQYHAVMEAAPQYWQSPQILKDIYVSIASTSSNLSPTTSVLGQPPALTAGGKLNSNSSLALTLSTQAASQVPLSAFSRFEATTAALSVSHQGQFIASTVSFNLTPNSSLSQATDAINKTMAELGVPTAVHGGFEGTANAFSSSLSSQPLLVLTALLAVYIVLGILYESLVHPITIISTLPSAGVGALLALLLTGTDFSLIALIGVILLIGIVKKNAIMMIDFALDAERRLGMTPHDAIFEACRLRFRPIMMTTMAALLGAVPLAIAYGAGAELRQPLGIAIVGGLIVSQMLTLYTTPVVYLYMGRFGLWCQRLRRRGPANNHPAA is encoded by the coding sequence ATGAATATTTCCCGCCCCTTCATTGAACGGCCGATTGCCACCACGCTGCTGACCATAGGCGTGGCGCTGGCCGGCATGCTGTGTTTCCGCCTGCTGCCGGTGTCGCCCTTGCCGCAGGTCGATTTTCCGACCATTTCCGTTTCTGCATCCATGCCCGGTGCGAGTCCCGAAACGATGGCAGCGACGGTCGCCACGCCACTGGAACGCTCGCTGGGAGCAATTGCCGGTGTGACGGAAATGACGTCCAACAGCTCGCTCAGTTCGACCCGCATCACGCTGCAATTCGATCTCAGTCGCGACATCGACGGCGCTGCGCGCGATGTGCAAGCAGCGCTCAATGCCGCACGCAATCTGCTGCCTTCAGGCATGCCGTCTACGCCGACCTATCGCAAGGTCAACCCGGCCGATGCGCCGGTTCTGATTCTGGCATTGACGTCGGACACGCTGTCGCCGGGTCAGATTTACGACGCTGCCGACAGCATCCTCAGCCAGAAACTGGCGCAGGTGAAGGGGGTAGGGCAGGTCAGTGTCGGTGGCAGCTCGCAACCGGCAGTGCGTATTGAACTCAATCCGTCGTCGCTCGCCAAATATGGCCTCGGCACGGCAGATGTCAGGACGGCAGTTGCTGCCGCTAACGCCAACCGGCCTAAAGGTTTGGTCGAGCAGGGCGACCGCAACTGGCAAATTTACGCCAACGATCAGGTCTCCACCGCCGCTACTTATGCGCCGCTGATCGTCTCGTATCGCAATGGCGCAGCAGTGCGCGTGAGCGATGTGGCGGAGGTGAAGGATTCGGTGGCCGATCTGCGCAATGCCGGTTCGTCCAATGGCAAACCCTCGGTGCTGGTCATCATCAATCGCCAGCCCGGTGCGAACATCATCGATACGGTCGATCAGATTCGGGCCATGCTGCCGCAATTGCGGGCTTCGATCCCTTCCACTATCAATATTGAAGTCGCGCTGGACCGTACTCCTACTATCCGCACCTCGCTCAAGGACACTGAATACACCTTGCTGATGTCGATTGCGCTGGTGATCATGGTGGTGTTCCTGTTCCTGCGCAACGGCCGCGCTGCGCTGATTCCCAGTGTGGCAGTGCCAGTGTCGCTGATCGGTACTTTCGGCGTGATGTATCTGCTCGGTTACAGCCTCGATAATCTATCGCTGATGGCGCTGACGATCTCTACCGGCTTCGTGGTGGATGACGCTATCGTGGTGCTGGAAAACGTGACACGTCATCTGGAAAAAGGAAAATCGCCGCTTCAGGCCGCGTTGATTGGCGCAAAAGAAGTTGGCTTCACCGTGCTGTCGATGAGTATTTCTCTGGTGGCGGTGTTCATCCCTATTTTGTTGATGGGGGGCATTGTGGGCCGCTTGTTCCGTGAATTCGCGGTCACGCTGTCGGTCGCCATTGCGGTCTCCCTGGTCGTGTCGCTGACCACTACGCCCATGATGTGCGCGCTGCTGTTGCGTCCTGAATCAGAGCGCCGGCACGGACGCTGGTATTTGTACAGTGAGCGCGTTTTCGACGCCATGCTGCGCTTTTACGAACGCACGCTGACGTGGGCGCTGCGTTTTTCTCCGCTGATGATTGTCATCCTGATGGCGACCATTGCGCTCAATGTTTATCTGTACAAAATTGTTCCCAAGGGATTTTTTCCGCAGCAGGATACCGGCCTCCTGGTCGGTGGCATTCGCGGCGATCAGTCGATTTCCTTTCAGGCCATGAGCGTCAAGCTCAATGAGTTCATCGGCATCGTTCGGGCCGATCCTGCGGTCTCATTTGTGACGGCTTTCACCGGCGGTTCGCGGCGTAACGGCGGCTTCATGTACATCACACTGAAACCGCTGGGCGAGCGCAAGATGTCGGCCGATAAAGTGATTGGGCGCTTGCGTAACAAGTTGTCGCATGTGGTGGGTGCCAATCTGTTCTTGCAAGCAGTGCAGGACATCCGCGTCGGCGGCCGTCAAAGCGATGCGCAGTACCAGTACACCTTGCAATCCGATGATATTGAATTACTGCGACTGTGGGAGCCGAAAATCCGTAATGCGTTCGCCAAGTTGCCGCAACTGGCGGACGTCAATACCGATCAGGATGAAAATGGTTTTCAAACTACGGTCACCATCGATAGGGATACGGCGATGCGCATGGGTGTCACGCCGCAGCTGATTGATGCCACGCTGAGCGATCTGTTCAGCCAGCGTCAGGTGTCGACCATCTACAGCGGCATGAACCAGTACCACGCCGTGATGGAAGCCGCGCCGCAGTACTGGCAAAGCCCGCAGATATTGAAAGATATTTACGTCAGCATCGCCAGTACGAGCAGCAATCTGTCGCCGACCACTTCGGTACTGGGCCAGCCGCCAGCGCTGACTGCCGGCGGCAAACTCAATTCCAATAGTTCGCTGGCCTTGACCCTGTCGACACAGGCCGCCTCGCAAGTGCCGCTGTCGGCATTCAGCCGATTTGAAGCGACTACTGCCGCGCTGAGTGTCAGTCATCAGGGCCAGTTCATAGCTTCCACGGTGTCATTTAATCTGACGCCCAATTCTTCGTTGTCGCAAGCGACCGATGCAATTAACAAAACGATGGCGGAACTGGGTGTGCCCACCGCCGTGCATGGCGGTTTTGAAGGTACGGCCAATGCCTTCAGTTCCTCATTGTCGAGCCAGCCGCTGCTGGTTCTGACGGCGCTGCTGGCGGTTTATATTGTGCTGGGCATTTTGTACGAAAGTCTGGTGCATCCGATTACGATCATCTCCACCTTGCCTTCGGCCGGTGTCGGTGCCTTGCTGGCATTGTTGCTGACCGGCACTGATTTCAGTCTGATCGCATTGATCGGCGTGATCCTGCTGATCGGTATCGTCAAGAAAAACGCGATCATGATGATCGACTTTGCGCTGGATGCCGAACGTCGGCTCGGCATGACGCCGCACGATGCCATCTTTGAGGCTTGCCGTCTGCGTTTCCGGCCGATCATGATGACGACGATGGCGGCTTTGCTGGGCGCGGTGCCGCTGGCGATTGCTTACGGCGCTGGTGCTGAATTGCGTCAGCCGCTCGGTATTGCCATTGTCGGTGGCCTGATCGTCAGCCAGATGCTGACCCTGTACACCACGCCGGTAGTCTACCTTTACATGGGGCGCTTCGGCCTATGGTGCCAGCGCTTGCGCAGGCGCGGTCCCGCTAACAATCATCCCGCAGCCTGA
- a CDS encoding glycine zipper family protein, translated as MKSIYKLAALAGALVLGGCVSAPTGPSVMAMPGSNKSYEQFREDEAVCQSYAQQATAGNAKATQDATVNSAAVGTVVGAVAGALIGAASHQAGAGAAIGAGGGLLVGSAAGSNASSNGNYGTQRRFDSVYLQCMYSKGNQIPSRDRYVRREAPTYQAPPPPSDYDGPSTRYYGTPPGYR; from the coding sequence GTGAAATCAATTTATAAACTCGCGGCGCTGGCCGGCGCATTGGTACTTGGCGGCTGTGTGTCAGCGCCAACCGGTCCGAGCGTCATGGCGATGCCGGGTTCAAACAAGTCATACGAACAATTCCGTGAAGACGAAGCGGTTTGCCAAAGCTATGCGCAGCAAGCCACTGCCGGTAATGCAAAGGCAACGCAAGATGCGACCGTCAACAGCGCAGCCGTCGGCACTGTCGTCGGTGCTGTGGCAGGGGCGTTGATCGGTGCCGCCTCCCATCAGGCAGGCGCGGGTGCGGCAATTGGTGCTGGTGGTGGTTTGCTGGTTGGCAGTGCTGCTGGCAGCAATGCCTCGTCGAACGGCAATTACGGCACACAACGCCGTTTCGATTCTGTCTACCTGCAATGCATGTACAGCAAGGGCAATCAGATCCCGAGCCGCGATCGTTACGTGCGTCGTGAAGCACCGACTTATCAGGCGCCACCGCCGCCATCGGATTACGATGGCCCGTCCACGCGCTATTACGGCACGCCTCCCGGCTATCGCTGA
- a CDS encoding ATP-binding protein: MRHFFGSIANRVFLILLAGILVATLVTIWLANNERKGVLRDIRVQHAAERVEQIVLALDNQTPQVRQAILQAARNFGFDVEMVAADDQLRNDDSDALIDILKGRFGTQRPVIGQRETSCNRNNGIDASGHRRPETCRLVYVGLDDGKLLKIKLHIPSDLPPPFAQNGGLPLPYPGPYTILFLVLIAALAYAVARMAASPIQRLSTAATALGRDIDQPPLEETGPTEIKLAARAFNAMQARIRRQIQHRTHMLAAITHDLQTPLTRLRLRLEKVGDEELRIKLIDDLAVMQGMVREGLDLARSMDDSSEKMQRLDIDSLLASVCADASDAGHQVELQGSTRQQIIGQPSALRRCLTNLLDNAIKYGQRAEVSCIEENGRIVITLHDAGPGIPEDQLDAAFDAFYRVETSRSRDTGGTGLGLTIARNIAENNLATLTLKNHSAGGLVATLSLPIAPLKN; this comes from the coding sequence ATGCGTCATTTTTTTGGATCGATCGCCAATCGGGTATTTTTGATTTTACTGGCAGGGATTCTGGTTGCCACGCTGGTCACCATCTGGCTGGCCAATAATGAACGCAAGGGAGTGCTGCGAGACATTCGTGTGCAGCATGCCGCTGAACGCGTTGAGCAAATTGTGCTCGCACTCGATAATCAGACGCCGCAAGTACGTCAGGCTATTTTGCAAGCGGCGCGCAATTTCGGTTTCGATGTGGAAATGGTGGCGGCCGACGATCAGCTGCGCAACGACGATAGCGATGCGCTGATCGATATCCTGAAAGGACGCTTTGGCACACAGCGTCCCGTCATCGGGCAGCGCGAAACGAGCTGCAATCGAAACAATGGCATTGATGCCAGCGGCCATCGAAGGCCGGAAACATGCCGTCTCGTTTATGTCGGGCTAGACGACGGCAAGTTATTGAAAATCAAGCTGCATATTCCCAGCGATTTGCCGCCGCCATTTGCGCAAAATGGCGGACTGCCGCTGCCCTATCCAGGCCCCTACACCATTTTGTTTCTGGTGTTGATTGCTGCACTTGCGTATGCCGTTGCGCGGATGGCAGCCAGCCCGATTCAGCGCTTATCGACGGCGGCAACGGCCTTGGGTCGCGACATTGATCAGCCACCGCTGGAAGAAACCGGCCCCACTGAAATCAAACTGGCAGCCCGCGCTTTTAATGCCATGCAGGCACGGATACGACGGCAGATTCAGCATCGCACGCATATGCTGGCGGCGATTACACATGATTTACAAACACCCCTGACGCGACTGCGTTTGCGGCTGGAAAAAGTCGGCGATGAGGAATTGCGTATCAAGTTGATTGACGATCTGGCCGTGATGCAAGGCATGGTGCGCGAAGGTCTGGATCTGGCGCGCAGCATGGATGATTCGTCGGAAAAAATGCAGCGACTGGATATCGACTCGCTGCTGGCCAGCGTGTGCGCCGACGCCAGCGACGCCGGCCATCAGGTAGAACTGCAAGGCAGCACGCGGCAGCAGATCATCGGGCAACCGAGTGCTTTGAGGCGCTGCCTGACCAATCTTCTGGACAACGCGATTAAATACGGCCAGCGGGCCGAGGTCAGTTGCATTGAAGAAAACGGACGGATTGTCATTACCCTTCACGATGCTGGTCCGGGCATCCCCGAAGATCAGCTGGATGCGGCATTCGATGCGTTTTATCGGGTGGAAACTTCCAGATCGCGCGATACCGGCGGCACAGGACTGGGACTGACGATTGCGCGCAATATTGCGGAAAATAATCTCGCGACACTGACGCTGAAAAACCACTCGGCGGGTGGGCTGGTGGCGACGCTCAGTTTGCCGATAGCGCCGCTTAAAAATTGA